A window of the Gossypium hirsutum isolate 1008001.06 chromosome A03, Gossypium_hirsutum_v2.1, whole genome shotgun sequence genome harbors these coding sequences:
- the LOC121222342 gene encoding V-type proton ATPase subunit c2: MASTFSGDETAPFFGFLGAAAALVFSCMGAAYGTAKSGVGVASMGVMRPELVMKSIVPVVMAGVLGIYGLIIAVIISTGINPKAKSYYLFDGYAHLSSGLACGLAGLSAGMAIGIVGDAGVRANAQQPKLFVGMILILIFAEALALYGLIVGIILSSRAGQSRAE; this comes from the exons ATGGCTTCTACATTCAGCGGCGATGAAACGGCTCCGTTCTTCGGCTTTCTCGGCGCCGCCGCCGCTCTTGTCTTCTCTT GTATGGGAGCTGCATATGGGACCGCTAAGAGCGGTGTCGGTGTGGCATCTATGGGTGTGATGAGGCCAGAATTGGTGATGAAATCGATTGTACCCGTTGTTATGGCTGGTGTCTTGGGTATTTACGGGTTGATTATTGCTGTCATTATTAGTACCGGGATCAATCCTAAGGCAAAATCGTATTACCTTTTCGATGGTTACGCCCATCTTTCATCTGGTCTTGCTTGTGGCCTTGCCGGTCTTTCTGCTGGAATGGCTATTGGAATTGTTGGTGATGCTGGTGTCAG AGCTAATGCACAACAACCAAAACTTTTTGTTGGAATGATACTTATCCTCATCTTTGCCGAAGCTTTGGCTCTTTACGGCCTTATTGTCGGCATCATCTTGTCTTCCCGGGCTGGCCAATCTAGAGCAGAATAA
- the LOC107927929 gene encoding arginine decarboxylase: protein MPVMACCVDSAVAPPGHADAGDTSIRSPVPFLSSNAAAVTAAVANSESSHWSPAHSSALYRIDEWGAPYFSVNSSGNVAVRPYGAGSLAHQEIDLLKIVKKVSDPKSAGGLGLRLPLIVRLPDVLKNRVESLHSAFESAIQAQCYESHYQGVYPVKCNQDRLVVEDIVKFGAPFRFGLEAGSKPELLLAMSCLCKGNPEALLVCNGFKDAEYVSLALIAKKLALNTVIVLEQEEEVNLVIDLTNKLSVRPVIGVRAKLRTKHSGHFGSTSGEKGKFGLTTTQILRVVKKLQDSGMLDCLQLLHFHIGSQIPSTALLQDGVVEATQIYSELVRLGACMKVIDIGGGLGVDYDGSKSGNSDLSVSYGLEEYASAVVNAIRIICDRKSIKHPIICSESGRAIVSHHSILIFEAISATVNTPAMNHIDLPLVIEGLSEDARCDYWNLSDAAMRHENETCLLYADQLKQRCVDQFIEGSLRIEQLADVDGLFDLVSKVIGAAEPARIYNVNLSIFTSIPDFWSIGQVFPIIPIHRLDEKPEVRGVLSDLTCDSDGKIDKFIGGETSLLLHELEGNDGGANGQYYLGMFLGGAYQEALGGVHNLFGGPNVVSVLQSDGPQSFAVTRAVPGPSRADVLRMLQHEPELMFETLKHRAEEFHVEDHDNDGTNYATLISSLARSFHNMPYLNALSPCSYEEVHNAAAEFGASEDEQWSYCYA, encoded by the coding sequence ATGCCGGTCATGGCTTGCTGCGTAGACTCCGCCGTAGCGCCTCCTGGTCACGCGGATGCTGGGGATACATCCATTCGCTCGCCGGTACCTTTTTTATCATCTAACGCGGCCGCAGTCACCGCTGCCGTGGCTAATTCCGAGTCAAGCCATTGGTCCCCCGCTCACTCTTCTGCACTTTATCGTATTGACGAATGGGGTGCCCCTTACTTTTCCGTCAACAGCTCCGGCAATGTCGCCGTTCGCCCTTATGGTGCGGGCAGTTTGGCGCATCAGGAAATCGACTTGCTGAAAATCGTTAAGAAAGTTTCGGATCCAAAATCGGCGGGCGGACTTGGGTTACGGCTTCCCCTCATTGTTCGTTTACCCGATGTGCTGAAAAACCGGGTCGAGTCACTGCACTCGGCTTTTGAATCAGCCATACAAGCTCAATGTTACGAGTCTCATTATCAAGGCGTTTATCCCGTGAAATGTAACCAAGACAGGCTCGTCGTGGAAGACATAGTCAAATTCGGGGCTCCATTCCGGTTCGGGTTGGAAGCCGGGTCAAAACCCGAACTTCTTTTGGCCATGAGTTGCCTTTGCAAAGGAAACCCCGAAGCATTATTGGTCTGCAATGGTTTCAAAGATGCTGAGTACGTTTCCCTTGCTTTGATAGCAAAGAAGCTCGCGTTGAACACTGTGATTGTTCTTGAACAAGAAGAAGAGGTGAATTTGGTCATTGATTTAACCAATAAGCTCTCGGTTCGACCCGTGATTGGGGTCCGGGCCAAGCTGAGAACCAAGCATTCGGGTCATTTCGGGTCTACTTCGGGTGAAAAAGGGAAGTTCGGGTTAACGACGACCCAGATTTTAAGGGTCGTAAAAAAGCTCCAGGATTCTGGGATGCTTGATTGTTTGCAGCTGTTACACTTCCATATTGGATCACAAATCCCTTCAACCGCTTTGCTTCAAGACGGTGTCGTTGAAGCTACACAGATATACTCCGAATTAGTCCGACTCGGTGCCTGCATGAAGGTTATCGACATCGGAGGGGGCCTTGGAGTTGATTACGACGGTTCGAAATCTGGTAACTCCGATCTCTCTGTTTCTTATGGCCTTGAGGAATATGCCTCAGCTGTTGTTAATGCAATTCGCATTATTTGTGACCGTAAATCTATTAAACACCCCATTATTTGTAGTGAAAGTGGGAGAGCCATTGTTTCCCATCATTCTATCTTGATATTTGAGGCTATTTCTGCTACTGTTAACACCCCAGCAATGAATCATATTGACCTCCCTTTGGTCATTGAGGGGTTATCAGAGGATGCTCGTTGTGATTATTGGAATTTGAGTGATGCAGCAATGAGACATGAGAATGAGACTTGTTTGCTATATGCCGATCAATTGAAACAAAGATGTGTGGACCAGTTTATAGAAGGGAGTTTGAGGATTGAACAGCTTGCTGATGTTGATGGGTTATTTGATTTGGTTTCGAAAGTGATTGGTGCAGCTGAGCCTGCTAGGATATACAATGTCAATCTCTCGATTTTCACTTCGATCCCGGATTTTTGGAGTATTGGTCAGGTTTTTCCTATAATCCCAATTCACCGATTGGATGAAAAGCCCGAAGTGAGGGGAGTATTGTCTGATTTAACTTGTGATAGTGATGGGAAGATTGATAAGTTCATCGGTGGTGAAACTAGCTTGCTTTTGCATGAGCTTGAAGGTAACGATGGTGGTGCAAATGGGCAGTATTATTTGGGGATGTTCTTAGGTGGGGCTTACCAGGAGGCCCTTGGTGGTGTCCACAACCTGTTTGGTGGCCCGAATGTTGTTAGTGTTTTGCAAAGTGATGGTCCACAAAGCTTTGCTGTTACGCGGGCGGTGCCTGGTCCATCACGTGCAGATGTCCTCCGGATGTTGCAGCATGAGCCTGAGCTCATGTTTGAGACCCTCAAGCACCGTGCTGAAGAATTTCATGTGGAGGACCATGACAATGATGGCACCAATTATGCTACTTTAATCAGCAGCCTCGCTCGCTCCTTCCACAACATGCCATATCTCAATGCTTTATCTCCTTGTTCATATGAGGAAGTCCACAATGCTGCCGCGGAGTTTGGTGCTAGTGAGGACGAGCAATGGTCTTACTGCTACGCCTGA
- the LOC107927930 gene encoding epimerase family protein SDR39U1 homolog, chloroplastic isoform X1: protein MEVFCSLSWTHSISPRLHIPHSFSVGETNRFRVICSAAQSPKANLMTVSVTGATGFIGTRLVQRLHADNHKVCVLTRSKSKAETIFPVKNFPGIVIAEEAGWKDCIEGSNAVVNLAGMPISTRWSPEIKKEIKESRIRVTSKVVDLINSSPQGVRPTVLVSATAVGYYGSGTSETRVFDENSPSGNDYLAEVCREWEGTALKVDKDVRLALIRIGVVLGKDGGALAKMIPLFMMFAGGPLGSGQQWFSWIHLDDIVNLIYEALSNPSYKGVINGTAPNPVRLSEMCNQLGNVLGRPSWLPVPDFALKAVLGEGASVVLEGQKVVPAKAKELGFPFKYPYVKDALKSILS, encoded by the exons ATGGAGGTGTTTTGCAGTCTTTCATGGACTCATTCCATTTCTCCTCGTCTTCACATCCCTCACTCTTTCTCT GTGGGTGAGACTAACAGATTCAGGGTTATTTGTAGTGCTGCTCAGTCCCCAAAG GCAAATCTGATGACTGTATCAGTTACAGGAGCTACTGGTTTTATAGGTACAAGATTGGTGCAGAGATTGCATGCAG ACAACCATAAAGTTTGTGTTTTGACACGGTCCAAGTCCAAAGCTGAGACAATATTTCCGG TGAAGAACTTCCCGGGAATTGTAATAGCAGAGGAGGCTGGGTGGAAGGATTGTATTGAAGGATCGAATGCTGTTGTGAATTTGGCTGGAATGCCTATAAGCACAAGATGGTCTCCTGAG ATTAAAAAGGAAATTAAGGAAAGCAGGATCAGAGTCACCTCAAAG GTTGTAGATTTAATAAACAGTTCACCTCAAGGAGTTCGGCCTACCGTGTTAGTTAGTGCAACAGCCGTCGGTTATTATG GCTCAGGCACAAGTGAAACACGAGTATTCGACGAGAACAGTCCATCGGGAAATGATTACTTAGCTGAg GTTTGTAGGGAATGGGAGGGAACGGCGCTTAAAGTAGATAAGGATGTGAGATTAGCTCTTATTCGTATCGGAGTTGTACTCGGAAAAGATGGTGGTGCTTTAG CTAAAATGATCCCTCTCTTCATGATGTTTGCCGGAGGACCTTTGGGCTCTGGACAGCAATG GTTTTCATGGATTCACTTGGATGACATAGTGAACCTAATATATGAAGCTTTATCCAATCCGTCTTATAAAG GTGTTATAAATGGAACTGCACCAAATCCGGTTCGATTGTCAGAAATGTGTAATCAATTGGGAAACGTCCTCGGTCGACCATCATGGCTTCCGGTGCCTGACTTTGCTCTCAAAGCTGTATTAGGGGAAGGTGCTTCAGTG GTTCTGGAGGGACAAAAAGTGGTTCCTGCAAAAGCTAAGGAATTGGGTTTCCCATTTAAGTACCCTTATGTTAAAGATGCACTTAAATCCATTCTTTCATAG
- the LOC107927930 gene encoding epimerase family protein SDR39U1 homolog, chloroplastic isoform X2, with translation MEVFCSLSWTHSISPRLHIPHSFSVGETNRFRVICSAAQSPKANLMTVSVTGATGFIGTRLVQRLHADNHKVCVLTRSKSKAETIFPVKNFPGIVIAEEAGWKDCIEGSNAVVNLAGMPISTRWSPEIKKEIKESRIRVTSKVVDLINSSPQGVRPTVLVSATAVGYYGTSETRVFDENSPSGNDYLAEVCREWEGTALKVDKDVRLALIRIGVVLGKDGGALAKMIPLFMMFAGGPLGSGQQWFSWIHLDDIVNLIYEALSNPSYKGVINGTAPNPVRLSEMCNQLGNVLGRPSWLPVPDFALKAVLGEGASVVLEGQKVVPAKAKELGFPFKYPYVKDALKSILS, from the exons ATGGAGGTGTTTTGCAGTCTTTCATGGACTCATTCCATTTCTCCTCGTCTTCACATCCCTCACTCTTTCTCT GTGGGTGAGACTAACAGATTCAGGGTTATTTGTAGTGCTGCTCAGTCCCCAAAG GCAAATCTGATGACTGTATCAGTTACAGGAGCTACTGGTTTTATAGGTACAAGATTGGTGCAGAGATTGCATGCAG ACAACCATAAAGTTTGTGTTTTGACACGGTCCAAGTCCAAAGCTGAGACAATATTTCCGG TGAAGAACTTCCCGGGAATTGTAATAGCAGAGGAGGCTGGGTGGAAGGATTGTATTGAAGGATCGAATGCTGTTGTGAATTTGGCTGGAATGCCTATAAGCACAAGATGGTCTCCTGAG ATTAAAAAGGAAATTAAGGAAAGCAGGATCAGAGTCACCTCAAAG GTTGTAGATTTAATAAACAGTTCACCTCAAGGAGTTCGGCCTACCGTGTTAGTTAGTGCAACAGCCGTCGGTTATTATG GCACAAGTGAAACACGAGTATTCGACGAGAACAGTCCATCGGGAAATGATTACTTAGCTGAg GTTTGTAGGGAATGGGAGGGAACGGCGCTTAAAGTAGATAAGGATGTGAGATTAGCTCTTATTCGTATCGGAGTTGTACTCGGAAAAGATGGTGGTGCTTTAG CTAAAATGATCCCTCTCTTCATGATGTTTGCCGGAGGACCTTTGGGCTCTGGACAGCAATG GTTTTCATGGATTCACTTGGATGACATAGTGAACCTAATATATGAAGCTTTATCCAATCCGTCTTATAAAG GTGTTATAAATGGAACTGCACCAAATCCGGTTCGATTGTCAGAAATGTGTAATCAATTGGGAAACGTCCTCGGTCGACCATCATGGCTTCCGGTGCCTGACTTTGCTCTCAAAGCTGTATTAGGGGAAGGTGCTTCAGTG GTTCTGGAGGGACAAAAAGTGGTTCCTGCAAAAGCTAAGGAATTGGGTTTCCCATTTAAGTACCCTTATGTTAAAGATGCACTTAAATCCATTCTTTCATAG